One region of Bradyrhizobium diazoefficiens genomic DNA includes:
- a CDS encoding mandelate racemase/muconate lactonizing enzyme family protein has product MKIIEIRGFNLSFPLAEPMGNALNVFRKREALLIQICTDSGLSGWGEAGNSPHTAGAFIRARLAGLILGKSPADYGRHFQSMCGCLGYDRRGAAMMAISAIDIALHDLAAQMHGISVAALMGGAVRNEVFAYASGPFVRMQPDPYREYPREVDQYLSLNFKAIKPRGGVEPRSDGLMANALRKQVGPDIDIMVDINQSYTAAAAIRATKFMEDADLLWIEEPVQPEDLPGYQSFTRAAKVATAGGEALGSLRAFRDFLAAGTFDILQPDLSICGGYSGFRQVWALAQAYDLPIMPHVFGTAVNFHASLQMSAVLEPRRGGACAVYPFVEYDMMDNPLLRLAGTPSLDQRGMLTIPEGPGTGVDLQPEQLEQWVTDSWSERL; this is encoded by the coding sequence GTTCCGGAAGCGGGAGGCGTTGCTTATCCAGATATGCACAGATAGCGGCCTTTCCGGGTGGGGAGAGGCAGGCAATTCCCCGCACACCGCAGGCGCCTTTATTCGCGCCCGGTTGGCCGGACTGATCCTGGGCAAGTCGCCCGCCGACTATGGCCGCCACTTTCAATCGATGTGCGGTTGTCTCGGGTATGATCGGCGGGGCGCGGCGATGATGGCGATATCGGCCATCGACATCGCCCTGCACGATCTTGCTGCGCAAATGCATGGAATCAGCGTAGCAGCGCTGATGGGCGGAGCGGTGCGCAACGAGGTGTTTGCTTACGCAAGCGGACCCTTCGTGCGAATGCAGCCCGATCCCTACCGGGAGTATCCGCGCGAGGTCGATCAGTATCTTTCGCTGAACTTCAAAGCCATCAAGCCAAGGGGCGGCGTTGAGCCAAGATCCGATGGCTTGATGGCAAACGCGCTTCGCAAGCAGGTGGGCCCTGACATCGATATCATGGTCGATATCAACCAGAGCTATACCGCAGCAGCCGCCATCCGCGCGACCAAGTTCATGGAGGATGCCGACCTGCTCTGGATTGAAGAACCAGTTCAGCCGGAGGACCTCCCGGGCTATCAATCCTTTACGCGCGCCGCCAAGGTTGCCACCGCGGGCGGAGAGGCACTCGGAAGCCTGCGTGCCTTCCGCGATTTTCTGGCCGCAGGTACCTTCGATATTCTTCAACCCGATCTTTCGATATGCGGAGGTTACAGCGGCTTTCGGCAAGTTTGGGCGCTCGCGCAAGCCTATGATCTGCCCATCATGCCCCATGTGTTCGGTACGGCCGTAAATTTCCACGCCTCACTTCAAATGTCGGCTGTGCTTGAACCACGCCGCGGCGGAGCCTGCGCAGTGTATCCATTCGTGGAGTACGACATGATGGATAACCCGCTCCTGCGCCTCGCCGGCACACCATCGCTTGATCAGCGCGGCATGCTCACGATACCGGAAGGTCCCGGCACGGGCGTTGATTTGCAGCCCGAACAGCTCGAGCAATGGGTCACTGACTCGTGGTCGGAGCGTCTTTAG
- a CDS encoding TetR/AcrR family transcriptional regulator has translation MNRPVRTVTDSDEARARILEVAEEHFRRVGYHRTSVADIASGLGMSPANVYRFFPSRDAINESICGRVLEEVTEIAFAIAGSNAPATEKLDKLLTAVHQHNKMTLVKERRMHELIVAAMHENWAIIKAHMERLLTIFEAIIREGVQAGEFEVEDAAEAARAVNAAFMPFFHPMLIEHCLQCGEDPEAGLRVQIRFILKALGRSDQTVCLSRT, from the coding sequence ATGAATCGTCCGGTCCGAACGGTCACCGACTCTGACGAGGCGCGCGCGCGTATCCTGGAGGTGGCGGAGGAGCACTTTCGCCGCGTCGGTTACCACAGGACGTCGGTGGCTGACATCGCCTCGGGGCTCGGCATGAGCCCGGCAAATGTCTACCGCTTCTTTCCCTCCAGGGATGCGATTAACGAGTCCATTTGCGGTCGGGTTTTGGAGGAGGTTACTGAGATCGCTTTTGCGATCGCAGGTTCGAACGCACCGGCCACAGAAAAACTCGACAAGCTCCTGACCGCCGTTCACCAGCACAACAAGATGACGCTGGTCAAGGAAAGGCGCATGCACGAGCTGATTGTCGCCGCCATGCACGAGAACTGGGCGATCATCAAGGCGCACATGGAGCGATTGCTGACAATCTTCGAGGCGATCATACGCGAGGGCGTTCAAGCGGGCGAATTCGAGGTCGAAGATGCCGCGGAAGCCGCGCGAGCGGTCAACGCCGCCTTCATGCCGTTCTTCCATCCGATGCTGATCGAGCATTGCCTTCAATGCGGCGAAGATCCGGAAGCAGGGTTGCGCGTCCAGATTCGCTTCATCCTGAAAGCTCTCGGCAGGTCCGATCAAACAGTCTGCCTTAGCCGGACCTGA